A stretch of DNA from Chitinivibrionia bacterium:
GGATACAAGCGGAGCAGGAAGAGCCGCCACTTGTCTTGTTTGGATAAAATCGGCGCGAACAATACTGTCGTGCAACATAAGAGAATGCAATCGCTCCAAATCGCTCTGATTTTGAGCGAAAGACGATATAAAAAAGAAAAATAAACAAAAAATCAAAAACATAATGTAGGGGCGGGTTTTAAACCCGCCCTTACGCATAAAAAACAATGATTTTCTGTTCAACCGCGTCGTCATACGTTCGCGTTCGCGTTTAATTTCATTACGTTGCTTGTGCCGCCTTCTACAAAAGACTGCTCGGAAATGCGCGTTAATACGGCGTTATCGGTAAATTCCTTAAGCGTAAGCGCGCCGTTGTTGCACATTGTGGCTTTAAGTTTTGCAAGCGAAATGCTCAACGCCTCCGAAAGCGCGCCCATCGCGGGAACATAAGCGTCAACGCCTTCTTCAAACTTCATTGCGCCGCCGCTTGCGCCGCCTTCGCTGTAGCGTTGCCAATTTCGCGCGCGGTTGCTGCCTTCGCCCCAATACGCTTTGTAGCGTTGTCCGTTTATGGATATTTTTTGCGTGGGACTTTCGTCGGTCATTGCAAAATAGCGACCCATCATCACGAAATCGGCGCCCATCGCAAGCGCAATAATTATTTGAGTGTCGTTTACAAGTCCGCCGTCGGAGCAAATCGGCACGTAAATTCCTTTTTCCGCAAAATAACGGTTTCGCTCGTTTACCACGTCCATAAGCGCGCTTGCTTGTCCGCGACCTATTCCTTTTTGCTCGCGGGTTATGCAGATACTTCCGCCGCCTATCCCGACTTTTATGAAATCGAGCTGCGCTTCGTCCGCCAAATATCTGAAACCGTCGCCCGCTATTACGTTTCCGCCGCCTACAATTACTTTGTCGCCGTAGTTTTCTTTTATCCAAAGCGCGCAATCTTTTTGGTATTCCGAAAATCCGTCCGAAGAGTCTATTGTAAACACGGTTGCGCCTGCTTCGACCAATGCTGGAACGCGCTCTTTGTAGTCGTGAGTGTTAATTCCCGCGGCGGCGACAAGTCGTTTTTCGTTGTCTATGAGCTCGTATGGATTGTCGTTGTGAGCGACAAAATCTTTGCGGAAAACCAAGGAGTCCAAGTAGCCTTCGCTTGTTAAAACAGGCATACAATCTTTGCGGCATCTGCGAATTGCAACGTTTGCGTCGTGAAGCGAAACCCCCACGGGCAACGAATGAACTTTTTCGACGGGAGTCATATAATCCGAGACGGGCTTCGACAAATCGTCTTCCTTTGCCCAATAATCCTTGTCGGTCAAAATCCCCAAAAATTTACCGTTATTTTTACCGTTTTCGGTTATTGCAACCGTGGAATGGTTTGTTTGCGAAACCAATCTCAGCGTATCTTTGAGCGAAGTAGTCGGCGAAACATTTGTGTCGCTCTTAATAAATCCCGCCTTAAAATTCCTGACGGAGCGTATCATTGCCGCCTGATTTTCTATAGGTTGCGAACAAAAAACAAACGCCATTCCTCCCTCGCGGGCAAGCGCAACACCCATTTCCGCACCCGAAACCGCCTGCATACTCGCCGCAGAAAACGGAATATTTAAAGAAAGCCGCGGTTCTTCGCCAATTTTAAAGCGCGAAATCGGAGTTTTCAAAGAAACGTTGTTCGTAGTGTGTTTTCTCTCGCTCAGCCGCGGTATCAGAAGATATTCGGAGAATGTCCTCGATACGTCGTTGATAATAATAGCCATAATTTTACTCCTTTTTGGCAGTAAAATAATATATGCGCTACGGTCGGACGACGGTTGCCGACCATTTTGTTTATTTTTTTTCTTATGGTTGGAAATTTTATTCGCCCAAAATTACAAAAAAGCCCTTTCTGCGCCACATCAAGATAGCGTTTAACCATCCCTTTATGACAACGGTGGGTAATCCGCTCGCAAAGTTCAAGTTTCTGAAACAAGTCCAGCATACTTTTGCAGTACGAAGTCGAAATCCCTGAAAATTATCTGTTCGGTAAACCCTTCATCAAATAACGCAAAAAGAGCGAAATTATTGCATACAGAAATAGAATATAATGCTAAATTGTCGGATTTGCTTGTTTTTTTGATAAGAAAGTTAAATAATTATTGATTTTTTTTGTATTACTTATCTCCATAATGGCTTTTTGCAGAAATTATCTCAACCATAACAACTTCATCTTTTATTGAGTAAATCAAACGATGTTCACGAGTTATTCTTCTCGACCAAAATTCTCTCAATCCGAATTTTAACGGCTCAGGTTTTCCTGTTCCTGTCCTTGGATGTATTTTCAATTCTTCCAAAAATGTCATTATTTTGTTAAAAGCCGATAAATTACCCGTCCGTTTGTAATCTGCTATTTCTTTAAATACTTTTTCAGGAATATCAAGTTCGTAAATCATATTTTATCAAAAAATTCCCGAACGCTTTGATTTCTGCCTATAACGTAATGCTTCTCTGTTTTTG
This window harbors:
- a CDS encoding Txe/YoeB family addiction module toxin, with the protein product MIYELDIPEKVFKEIADYKRTGNLSAFNKIMTFLEELKIHPRTGTGKPEPLKFGLREFWSRRITREHRLIYSIKDEVVMVEIISAKSHYGDK
- a CDS encoding IMP dehydrogenase codes for the protein MAIIINDVSRTFSEYLLIPRLSERKHTTNNVSLKTPISRFKIGEEPRLSLNIPFSAASMQAVSGAEMGVALAREGGMAFVFCSQPIENQAAMIRSVRNFKAGFIKSDTNVSPTTSLKDTLRLVSQTNHSTVAITENGKNNGKFLGILTDKDYWAKEDDLSKPVSDYMTPVEKVHSLPVGVSLHDANVAIRRCRKDCMPVLTSEGYLDSLVFRKDFVAHNDNPYELIDNEKRLVAAAGINTHDYKERVPALVEAGATVFTIDSSDGFSEYQKDCALWIKENYGDKVIVGGGNVIAGDGFRYLADEAQLDFIKVGIGGGSICITREQKGIGRGQASALMDVVNERNRYFAEKGIYVPICSDGGLVNDTQIIIALAMGADFVMMGRYFAMTDESPTQKISINGQRYKAYWGEGSNRARNWQRYSEGGASGGAMKFEEGVDAYVPAMGALSEALSISLAKLKATMCNNGALTLKEFTDNAVLTRISEQSFVEGGTSNVMKLNANANV